Proteins encoded in a region of the Takifugu flavidus isolate HTHZ2018 chromosome 10, ASM371156v2, whole genome shotgun sequence genome:
- the etv1 gene encoding ETS translocation variant 1 isoform X3 has protein sequence MGGFQDQQVPLCNSRNLQISCRRPADESKRKLTKSGLALDTEDLFQDLRQLQETWLAAAQVPDNDEQFVPDFQTENLAFHGLQLKIKRELHSPCSELSSNCFQEQQFKLQYGGKCPYSFSVYEQKPPAVMKVSSPVTPPCSTPVSPLHHPSPTAAPTPKPDRTYAQIPSSLPLPDNAYDMDHRFRRQLSEPCNSFPSPSMIARDGRPVYHRQLSEPNIPFPPQGFKQEYPDPLFEHPAMMGTPVSSSYPASIMIKQEPRDFTYDPAEVPSCHSVYLRQDGYLAHANRTEGCMFDKVVRHFYDDTCVVPEKGDIKHESGLYREGPSYQRRGSLQLWQFLVALLDDPSNSHFIAWTGRGMEFKLIEPEEVARRWGIQKNRPAMNYDKLSRSLRYYYEKGIMQKVAGERYVYKFVCDPEALFSMAFPDNQRPVLKTDMERHVNEEDTVPLSHFDENITYVQEGPYCQPHPYSEGYVY, from the exons ATGGGTGGATTTCAGGACCAGCAAGTCCCTCTGTGTAACTCCAGA aACCTACAGATAAGCTGCAGGAGGCCAGCAGATGAGAGCAAAAGAAAATTAACCAAGTCAGGACTGGCTCTGGACACTGAAG ATCTCTTCCAGGACCTGAGACAACTTCAGGAAACTTGGCTGGCAGCAG CTCAAGTTCCCGACAATGATGAGCAGTTTGTTCCAGACTTCCAGACTGAAAACT TGGCTTTCCATGGACTGCAGCTGAAGATCAAGAGAGAGCTGCACAGCCCGTGTTCGGAGCTGAGCTCCAACTGTTTCCAGGAACAACAGTTTAAGCTCCAGTATGGAGGAAAGTGTCCGTACAGTTTCAG TGTGTATGAGCAGAAGCCGCCTGCAGTAATGAAGGTCTCCAGCCCAGTGACGCCCCCCTGCAGCACCCccgtctcccccctccaccatcCCTCGCCCACAGCAGCCCCGACGCCAAAACCAGACAGGACGTACGCCCAGATCCCGTCCTCACTCCCGCTCCCCGACAATGCTTACGACATGGACCACAG ATTTCGACGTCAGCTGTCTGAACCCTGCAACTCCTTCCCCTCCCCATCCATGATCGCCAGAGACGGACGGCCCGTCTACCACCGGCAGCTGTCAGAGCCCAACATCCCGTTCCCTCCTCAGGGCTTCAAGCAGGAGTATCCCGACCCGCTGTTCGAGCACCCGGCCATGATGGGGACGCCGGTGTCCAGCAGCTACCCAGCCTCCATCATGATTAAGCAGGAGCCCAGAGACTTCACGTATGACccgg CAGAAGTCCCGAGCTGCCACTCCGTCTACCTGCGCCAGGACGGATATCTGGCTCACGCTAACAGGACTGAAG GTTGCATGTTTGACAAAGTGGTGAGACACTTCTACGACGACACCTGCGTGGTGCCTGAAAAAG GCGACATAAAGCACGAGTCGGGCCTGTACCGCGAGGGCCCGTCGTACCAGCGCCGGGGCTCGCTGCAGCTCTGGCAGTTCCTGGTGGCTCTGCTGGACGACCCCTCCAACTCCCACTTCATCGCGTGGACGGGCCGAGGGATGGAGTTCAAGCTCATCGAGCCGGAAGAa GTGGCCCGTCGGTGGGGGATCCAGAAGAACCGACCGGCCATGAACTACGACAAGCTGAGCCGGTCGCTGCGCTACTACTACGAGAAGGGGATCATGCAGAAG GTGGCAGGAGAGAGGTACGTCTACAAGTTCGTGTGTGACCCCGAGGCCCTGTTCTCCATGGCGTTCCCGGACAATCAGCGGCCCGTTCTGAAGACGGACATGGAGCGGCACGTCAATGAGGAGGACACGGTGCCGCTGTCGCACTTCGACGAGAACATCACCTACGTTCAGGAGGGACCCTACTGTCAGCCACACCCGTACAGCGAGGGTTACGTCTACTAA
- the etv1 gene encoding ETS translocation variant 1 isoform X6, which produces MLQELSASVLFPPCLQHRSFAQVPDNDEQFVPDFQTENLAFHGLQLKIKRELHSPCSELSSNCFQEQQFKLQYGGKCPYSFSVYEQKPPAVMKVSSPVTPPCSTPVSPLHHPSPTAAPTPKPDRTYAQIPSSLPLPDNAYDMDHRFRRQLSEPCNSFPSPSMIARDGRPVYHRQLSEPNIPFPPQGFKQEYPDPLFEHPAMMGTPVSSSYPASIMIKQEPRDFTYDPAEVPSCHSVYLRQDGYLAHANRTEGCMFDKVVRHFYDDTCVVPEKGEGDIKHESGLYREGPSYQRRGSLQLWQFLVALLDDPSNSHFIAWTGRGMEFKLIEPEEVARRWGIQKNRPAMNYDKLSRSLRYYYEKGIMQKVAGERYVYKFVCDPEALFSMAFPDNQRPVLKTDMERHVNEEDTVPLSHFDENITYVQEGPYCQPHPYSEGYVY; this is translated from the exons ATGCTTCAGGAGTTAAGCGCCAGTGTCCTCTTTCCACCGTGTCTGCAGCACAGAAGTTTTG CTCAAGTTCCCGACAATGATGAGCAGTTTGTTCCAGACTTCCAGACTGAAAACT TGGCTTTCCATGGACTGCAGCTGAAGATCAAGAGAGAGCTGCACAGCCCGTGTTCGGAGCTGAGCTCCAACTGTTTCCAGGAACAACAGTTTAAGCTCCAGTATGGAGGAAAGTGTCCGTACAGTTTCAG TGTGTATGAGCAGAAGCCGCCTGCAGTAATGAAGGTCTCCAGCCCAGTGACGCCCCCCTGCAGCACCCccgtctcccccctccaccatcCCTCGCCCACAGCAGCCCCGACGCCAAAACCAGACAGGACGTACGCCCAGATCCCGTCCTCACTCCCGCTCCCCGACAATGCTTACGACATGGACCACAG ATTTCGACGTCAGCTGTCTGAACCCTGCAACTCCTTCCCCTCCCCATCCATGATCGCCAGAGACGGACGGCCCGTCTACCACCGGCAGCTGTCAGAGCCCAACATCCCGTTCCCTCCTCAGGGCTTCAAGCAGGAGTATCCCGACCCGCTGTTCGAGCACCCGGCCATGATGGGGACGCCGGTGTCCAGCAGCTACCCAGCCTCCATCATGATTAAGCAGGAGCCCAGAGACTTCACGTATGACccgg CAGAAGTCCCGAGCTGCCACTCCGTCTACCTGCGCCAGGACGGATATCTGGCTCACGCTAACAGGACTGAAG GTTGCATGTTTGACAAAGTGGTGAGACACTTCTACGACGACACCTGCGTGGTGCCTGAAAAAGGTGAAG GCGACATAAAGCACGAGTCGGGCCTGTACCGCGAGGGCCCGTCGTACCAGCGCCGGGGCTCGCTGCAGCTCTGGCAGTTCCTGGTGGCTCTGCTGGACGACCCCTCCAACTCCCACTTCATCGCGTGGACGGGCCGAGGGATGGAGTTCAAGCTCATCGAGCCGGAAGAa GTGGCCCGTCGGTGGGGGATCCAGAAGAACCGACCGGCCATGAACTACGACAAGCTGAGCCGGTCGCTGCGCTACTACTACGAGAAGGGGATCATGCAGAAG GTGGCAGGAGAGAGGTACGTCTACAAGTTCGTGTGTGACCCCGAGGCCCTGTTCTCCATGGCGTTCCCGGACAATCAGCGGCCCGTTCTGAAGACGGACATGGAGCGGCACGTCAATGAGGAGGACACGGTGCCGCTGTCGCACTTCGACGAGAACATCACCTACGTTCAGGAGGGACCCTACTGTCAGCCACACCCGTACAGCGAGGGTTACGTCTACTAA